In Haloarchaeobius litoreus, the following are encoded in one genomic region:
- a CDS encoding cupin domain-containing protein: MKQAKEAVPVRVDTPAAVARQQMGFGDTSGYGELSGEYFTFASGTDLTPLLAGLEDDLCQCPHWGYVLEGELAAEYADGREEISQAGELFYWPPGHTIRANDDSEIVMFSPQEEHAAVLDHVLTKVSEGG, from the coding sequence ATGAAACAAGCGAAAGAAGCGGTGCCAGTCAGAGTCGACACGCCCGCCGCCGTCGCCCGCCAGCAGATGGGGTTCGGCGACACGAGTGGGTACGGAGAGCTCAGTGGTGAGTACTTCACGTTCGCTTCCGGGACGGATCTCACGCCCCTCCTGGCCGGACTGGAGGACGACCTCTGCCAGTGTCCCCACTGGGGGTACGTGCTGGAAGGCGAGCTCGCCGCGGAGTATGCGGACGGACGTGAGGAGATATCCCAGGCCGGCGAGCTCTTCTACTGGCCGCCCGGCCACACGATTCGGGCCAACGACGACTCCGAGATAGTCATGTTCAGCCCACAGGAGGAGCACGCAGCAGTCCTCGATCACGTCCTGACGAAAGTGAGCGAGGGTGGATGA